One window of Quercus robur chromosome 5, dhQueRobu3.1, whole genome shotgun sequence genomic DNA carries:
- the LOC126726381 gene encoding SH3 domain-containing protein 3 has product MDALRKQASKLREQVAKQQQAVIKQFGGTGYESSDVMVIDEVELQRHQQLEKLYRATRNGRDFQKEIVKAAETFTAIGYKHIETGTKLSEDCCKYGAENINDNILAKAASIYGDARKHVEKEQEDFNKLLSSQVLDPLRAMIAGAPLEDARHLAQRYSRMRQEAETQALEVSRRQARVRESPMPENVAKLHAAEAKKQELKANMAVLGKEASAALAAVDAQQQRLTFQRLVSMVEGEKTYHLRIAAILGEVEAEMVSEKQRKESAPPVISSENGPEKTTYFLAEVTHTFNAESEKELSLSVGDYVVVRKVSPSGWSEGECRGNAGWFPSAYVEKRQRIPTADVAGEVY; this is encoded by the exons ATGGACGCTCTGAGAAAACAAGCCAGTAAGCTCAGagaacaagtcgccaaacaaCAACAG GCTGTGATAAAGCAGTTTGGTGGAACTGGGTATGAGAGCTCTGATGTAATGGTTATCGATGAGGTCGAGTTGCAGAGACATCAACAACTAGAGAAACTCTACAGGGCCACTCGCAATGGAAGG gattttcaaaaagaaattgttaaagCAGCAGAAACGTTTACTGCCATAGGCTATAAGCATATTGAAACAG GAACCAAGTTGTCTGAGGATTGCTGCAAATATGGAGCTGAAAACATAAATGATAACATTTTGGCTAAGGCTGCATCTATATATGGAGATGCTCGTAAACATGTGGAAAAGGAGCAAGAGGACTTTAATAAGCTGTTATCATCGCAG GTTTTAGATCCCTTGAGAGCAATGATCGCTGGTGCTCCTTTGGAAGATGCTCGTCATCTTGCTCAACGTTATAGTCGTATGAGACAGGAAGCGGAGACTCAG GCACTAGAAGTTTCCAGAAGACAAGCACGGGTAAGGGAATCTCCAATGCCTGAAAATGTTGCAAAGCTGCATGCAGCAGAAGCAAAAAAGCAGGAACTAAAAGCAAACATGGCCGTTCTGGGTAAAGAAGCTTCAGCTGCATTAGCTGCTGTTGATGCACAGCAGCAAAGGCTGACCTTCCAGAGGCTTGTTTCAATG GTTGAAGGAGAAAAGACTTATCATCTAAGAATAGCTGCTATTCTTGGGGAGGTTGAAGCTGAG ATGGTCTCAGAGAAACAGCGGAAAGAATCTGCTCCCCCTGTTATTTCGTCAGAGAATGGCCCAGAGAAAACGACGTACTTCTTGGCTGAG GTAACACATACTTTTAATGCTGAATCGGAGAAGGAACTGAGCTTGTCAGTAGGTGACTACGTTGTTGTGCGGAAG GTGAGTCCATCAGGATGGTCGGAAGGAGAATGCAGAGGTAATGCTGGATGGTTTCCATCAGCATACGTGGAGAAGCGCCAAAGGATTCCTACTGCTGATGTGGCTGGGGAAGTTTACTAA
- the LOC126728396 gene encoding ABC transporter B family member 9-like, with protein sequence MAIKEGGGDGNGGNESEDMAATIDKQRVSFYKMFTFADKFDLFFMTMGTIGAVGNGLAQPLMTIIFGKLINSFGSSDPSKVVDEVAKVALYFVYLAIGAGIAALLQVSNWIVTGERQSARIRSLYLKTILRQDIEFFDTQTNTGEVIERMSGDTILIQEAMGEKVGKFIQLLSTFVGGFVIAFARGWLLACVLLSCIPLIILVGGIMSLMMSRMSTRGQVVYAEAGGLAEQILGSIRTVASFTGEKSAVEKYKSKIRIARDSTIRQGLVSGLGIGVLFLIMFGSYGLAVWYGSKLIIEKGYTGGQVLNVIMALMTGGMSLGQTSPCLNAFASGQAAAYKMFETIKRKPNIDASDTSGHVLEDIRGEIELKDVYFKYPARPDVQIFSGFSFHVPSGTTAALVGQSGSGKSTVISLVERFYDPEAGEVLIDGVNLKQLQLKWIREKIGLVSQEPVLFATTIKENIAYGKENATIEEIRTAIKLSNAAKFIDKLPNGLDTMAGEHGSQLSGGQKQRIAIARAILKNPKILLLDEATSALDTESERIVQEALVNIMSNRTTVVVAHRLTTIRNADIIAVVQEGKIVERGTHEALTRDPEGAYSQLVRLQEGAAQAEDTQTSDNDIDKTVVRSVSRKSSSGRSLSRGPSVNRPFSLSYVVPGPFNVYDAEEEADDEEEVIEKRKEVSMKRLAYLNKPELPVLIIGSIAASVQGVIFPIFALLLSSSINMFFKPPKQLEKDSRFWALVYVGLGCVSLIALPGQSYFFGVAGGKLIERIRSLTFEKVVYQQISWFDEPGHSSGAVGARLSTDASTIKSLLGDALALIVQNIATVMAGLIIAFTANWKLALIILAVMPVLFVQGYVQMKFMKGFSADAKVMYEEASQVANDAVGSIRTVASFCSEQKVMDLYQEKCDGPTKHGIRVGIISGLGFGFSFSALFLTNAFCFYIGSILVKHGSATFGEVFKVFFALTMAANGVSHSSALAPDTTKAKNSAASIFEILDSKPSIDSSSNEGITLPSVTGNIELQNISFKYPTRPDIQIFKDLSLSIPSGKTVALVGESGSGKSTVISLIERFYDPDSGCVFLDGVDIRKFRLSWLRQQMGLVSQEPVLFNESIGANIAYGNNGNATEEEIIAAAKASNAHNFISSLSEGYDTSVGERGVQLSGGQKQRIAIARAILKNPKLLLLDEATSALDAESERVVQDALDRVMVNRTTVVVAHRLSTIKGADIIAVVKNGGIAEKGRHDILMKITDGVYASLVALHMTST encoded by the exons GTGGCATTATACTTTGTGTACTTGGCAATTGGTGCAGGAATCGCTGCACTTCTAC AGGTATCGAACTGGATAGTAACGGGAGAGAGGCAGTCTGCCCGTATACGTAGTTTGTACTTGAAAACGATACTAAGACAAGACATTGAATTCTTTGACACTCAAACAAATACTGGAGAGGTCATTGAGAGGATGTCTGGGGATACCATTCTCATTCAAGAAGCCATGGGTGAAAAG GTTGGAAAATTCATACAACTTTTATCTACTTTTGTGGGTGGCTTTGTGATTGCCTTTGCTAGAGGATGGCTCCTTGCATGCGTTTTGCTTTCTTGTATACCTCTTATTATCCTTGTTGGTGGAATTATGTCACTCATGATGTCAAGAATGTCAACCCGTGGCCAAGTTGTTTATGCAGAAGCTGGCGGCTTAGCAGAACAAATACTTGGATCCATAAGAACA GTTGCTTCTTTCACTGGGGAGAAGAGCGCAGTAGAAAAGTATAAGAGCAAGATAAGAATTGCCCGCGATTCTACAATTAGACAAGGGCTGGTCTCAGGATTAGGAATTGGTGTACTTTTCCTCATTATGTTTGGCAGTTATGGACTTGCTGTATGGTATGGATCCAAACTGATTATTGAAAAGGGATACACTGGAGGACAAGTCCTCAACGTAATTATGGCGCTCATGACTGGTGGAAT GTCTTTGGGCCAGACATCCCCTTGTCTGAATGCATTTGCATCAGGGCAGGCTGCAGCATATAAAATGTTTGAAACAATTAAGCGAAAACCCAATATTGATGCTTCTGACACTAGTGGGCACGTATTGGAGGACATAAGAGGTGAAATTGAACTCAAAGATGTGTACTTCAAATACCCTGCAAGGCCAGATGTACAGATCTTCTCCGGATTCTCATTTCACGTTCCAAGTGGCACGACTGCTGCTCTAGTTGGCCAAAGTGGAAGTGGGAAGTCTACAGTGATCAGCCTAGTTGAAAGATTTTATGATCCTGAAGCTGGTGAAGTACTTATAGATGGTGTAAATTTGAAGCAGTTGCAGCTTAAATGGATAAGGGAGAAGATCGGTCTGGTTAGTCAAGAACCTGTTCTGTTTGCAACTACCATAAAGGAAAACATAGCATATGGGAAGGAAAATGCGACAATAGAGGAGATCAGAACAGCAATTAAGCTTTCTAATGCAGCAAAATTCATAGACAAGCTACCCAAT GGACTTGACACAATGGCAGGGGAGCATGGATCTCAGCTCTCTGGTGGACAAAAGCAAAGAATTGCTATTGCAAGGGCCATTCTGAAGAACCCAAAAATCCTCCTCCTTGATGAAGCAACAAGCGCACTAGATACTGAGTCTGAACGCATAGTTCAAGAAGCATTAGTAAACATCATGTCAAATCGAACAACTGTGGTTGTTGCACATCGTTTGACAACTATTAGGAATGCTGACATTATAGCAGTGGTGCAAGAAGGGAAAATTGTAGAGAGAG GAACACACGAGGCATTGACAAGAGATCCAGAAGGGGCTTACTCCCAACTAGTTCGCCTGCAAGAAGGAGCTGCTCAAGCGGAAGACACCCAGACCTCTGACAATGATATTGATAAGACCGTGGTCCGTTCTGTCAGCCGGAAATCCTCTTCGGGAAGATCCTTAAGTAGAGGTCCATCAGTTAACAGGCCTTTTTCACTTAGCTATGTTGTCCCTGGCCCATTTAATGTCTATGATGCTGAAGAAGAAGCAGATGATGAGGAGGAGGTTATTGAGAAGCGTAAAGAGGTGTCCATGAAACGGTTGGCATACTTGAACAAGCCTGAGCTTCCAGTGTTGATAATAGGATCAATTGCTGCAAGCGTACAGGGTGTAATTTTCCCCATCTTTGCTCTGTTACTATCATCATCCATTAACATGTTCTTTAAACCTCCAAAACAATTAGAAAAAGATTCTCGATTTTGGGCACTTGTGTATGTGGGTTTGGGTTGCGTTTCTCTGATAGCTCTTCCAGGGCAGAGTTACTTCTTTGGAGTTGCGGGTGGAAAGTTGATAGAAAGAATTCGTTCCTTGACATTTGAAAAGGTCGTGTACCAACAAATAAGTTGGTTTGATGAACCTGGACATTCAAG TGGCGCAGTTGGTGCAAGGTTGTCTACTGATGCTTCCACTATCAAGAGTCTTCTTGGTGATGCCTTGGCCTTAATTGTTCAGAATATAGCAACGGTCATGGCTGGACTAATCATAGCATTTACAGCTAACTGGAAATTGGCTTTGATAATTCTAGCTGTGATGCCCGTCTTGTTTGTGCAAGGATACGTTCAGATGAAATTTATGAAGGGGTTCAGTGCAGATGCCAAG GTGATGTATGAAGAAGCAAGTCAAGTGGCAAATGATGCCGTAGGCAGCATTAGGACTGTTGCATCCTTTTGTTCTGAGCAGAAGGTGATGGATTTGTACCAAGAGAAATGTGACGGCCCTACAAAACATGGAATTAGGGTAGGAATCATAAGTGGATTAGGTTTTGGCTTCTCTTTCTCTGCACTCTTCCTTACAAATGCATTTTGTTTCTACATCGGTTCTATTCTTGTGAAACATGGATCTGCAACATTTGGTGAAGTTTTCAAG GTTTTCTTTGCTTTGACAATGGCAGCAAATGGGGTTTCACATTCAAGTGCTTTGGCTCCAGACACCACCAAAGCCAAGAATTCAGCAGCTTCAATATTTGAAATTCTTGACAGCAAGCCTAGCATAGATTCAAGTAGCAATGAGGGCATCACATTGCCCTCTGTAACTGGGAATATTGAGTTACAAAATATCAGCTTTAAATATCCCACACGTCCagatattcaaattttcaaagacTTGTCTTTGAGCATCCCCTCTGGGAAG ACTGTTGCTTTGGTTGGAGAGAGTGGTAGTGGGAAATCAACAGTAATCAGCCTCATAGAGAGATTTTATGATCCTGATTCAGGTTGTGTATTTTTGGATGGAGTTGATATCCGAAAGTTCAGACTAAGCTGGTTGAGGCAACAAATGGGATTGGTCAGTCAAGAACCTGTCCTATTCAATGAAAGCATCGGTGCTAACATAGCATATGGCAACAATGGGAATGCTACCGAGGAAGAGATTATAGCAGCTGCAAAAGCATCAAATGCACACAATTTCATATCCTCACTGTCTGAAGGCTATGACACCTCTGTAGGGGAAAGAGGAGTACAGTTATCCGGGGGCCAAAAGCAACGAATAGCCATTGCAAGAGCTATACTGAAGAACCCGAAACTCCTTTTGCTCGATGAGGCCACAAGTGCACTAGATGCAGAGTCAGAACGCGTGGTGCAAGATGCTTTGGATAGAGTGATGGTAAATAGAACAACTGTTGTTGTTGCTCACCGCCTAAGCACTATCAAAGGAGCTGATATAATCGCAGTGGTGAAGAATGGTGGGATTGCTGAGAAGGGAAGGCATGATATTCTGATGAAGATCACTGATGGCGTCTATGCCTCTTTGGTAGCACTTCATATGACTTCAACGTGA